In one Saimiri boliviensis isolate mSaiBol1 chromosome 21, mSaiBol1.pri, whole genome shotgun sequence genomic region, the following are encoded:
- the TOMM22 gene encoding mitochondrial import receptor subunit TOM22 homolog, with product MAAAVAAAGAGEPQSPDELLPKGDAEKTEEELEEDDDDELDETLSERLWGLTEMFPERVRSAAGATFDLSLFVAQKMYRFSRAALWIGTTSFMILVLPVVFETEKLQMEQQQQLQQRQILLGPNTGLSGGMPGALPSLPGKI from the exons ATGGCTGCCGCCGTCGCTGCTGCCGGTGCAGGGGAACCTCAGTCCCCGGACGAATTGCTCCCAAAAGGCGACGCGGAGAAGactgaggaggagctggaggaggacgACGACGACGAG CTAGATGAGACCCTGTCGGAGAGACTATGGGGCCTGACAGAGATGTTTCCGGAGAGGGTACGGTCTGCGGCGGGAGCCACttttgatctctctctctttgtggCTCAGAAAATGTACAG GTTTTCCAGGGCAGCCTTGTGGATTGGGACCACTTCCTTTATGATCCTGGTTCTTCCCGTTGTCTTTGAAACGGAGAAGTTGCAAATGGAGCAACAGCAGCAACTGCAGCAGCGGCAG ataCTTCTAGGGCCTAACACAGGGCTCTCAGGAGGAATGCCAGGGGCTCTACCTTCACTTCCTGGAAAGATCTAG